A region of Deinococcus seoulensis DNA encodes the following proteins:
- a CDS encoding ferritin-like domain-containing protein, translating to MALVSCSVTLPPKTAAEQQDIDILNYALTLEYLEAEFYSAFTGSGPYASKLTDPRVIEYAKEIAAHEISHVEALKKTIDSLGGKYVTKPTFDFSPLIGNATVNDQLFLQLAATFEPVGVRAYLGQVARLSNPELIAAAAAIHAVEANHVSAVQELRVKLGYNAAPTRQTDIAPQSAAKPTSTAAADFDANYSPTPTAFWKALTMAEVLAIVKPVIK from the coding sequence ATGGCCCTCGTTTCCTGCTCTGTCACCCTGCCCCCCAAAACGGCAGCCGAGCAGCAGGACATCGACATCCTGAACTACGCCCTGACCCTGGAGTACCTGGAAGCCGAGTTCTACAGCGCCTTCACCGGCAGCGGGCCCTACGCCAGCAAGCTGACCGATCCCCGCGTCATCGAGTACGCTAAGGAAATCGCGGCGCACGAGATCTCGCACGTCGAGGCGCTCAAGAAGACCATCGACAGCCTGGGCGGCAAGTACGTCACCAAGCCCACCTTCGACTTCAGCCCCCTGATCGGCAACGCCACCGTGAACGATCAGCTGTTCCTGCAGCTGGCCGCCACCTTTGAACCGGTCGGTGTGCGCGCCTACCTGGGTCAGGTGGCCCGCCTGAGCAACCCCGAACTGATCGCCGCCGCCGCCGCGATTCACGCCGTGGAAGCCAACCACGTTTCCGCCGTGCAGGAACTGCGCGTCAAGCTGGGCTACAACGCTGCGCCCACCCGCCAGACGGACATCGCCCCCCAGAGCGCCGCGAAGCCCACCAGCACCGCCGCCGCCGACTTCGACGCGAACTACTCCCCGACGCCCACCGCGTTCTGGAAGGCCCTGACGATGGCAGAAGTCCTGGCCATCGTTAAACCCGTCATCAAGTAA
- a CDS encoding RluA family pseudouridine synthase yields MKSPAGAVAGGTLRAVNDAPHPDTRTLSATPGRLDAVLSALTGASRSQVAAWITGGFVQVAGQVALKPALKLRGGEVLLVRVPPPPDATVAAEDVPLEVLFEDEHLIAVNKPAGMITHPAPGVSTGTLVNALLGRMNLPQQDGHDGPDGYRPGIVHRLDRDTSGVIVVAKTVAAHAALAAAFKDRRTRKTYLAIAAGQWKALEAVQVDAPVGRHPVQRQRMTVGGAQPRDAQTLFTPLGSVPDGHGRTLALVRAQPRTGRTHQIRVHLAHLGSPILGDGVYGRESAIMPRHALHAQFLTIPHPATGRDLHLHAPVPDDMLSAWVGVGGGVPDDLEVAARGG; encoded by the coding sequence ATGAAGAGTCCGGCGGGCGCCGTGGCGGGCGGTACACTGCGCGCCGTGAATGACGCGCCCCACCCCGATACCCGCACGCTGAGCGCCACGCCCGGACGGCTGGACGCCGTGCTGTCGGCCCTGACCGGCGCGAGCCGCTCGCAGGTGGCCGCCTGGATCACGGGCGGGTTCGTGCAGGTGGCCGGGCAGGTGGCCCTGAAGCCCGCGCTGAAGTTGCGGGGCGGCGAGGTCCTGCTGGTCCGCGTGCCGCCCCCGCCGGACGCGACGGTGGCCGCCGAGGACGTGCCACTGGAGGTACTGTTCGAGGACGAGCACCTGATCGCCGTGAACAAACCGGCGGGCATGATCACGCACCCCGCGCCGGGCGTGAGTACCGGCACGCTGGTGAACGCCCTGCTGGGCCGCATGAACCTGCCGCAGCAGGACGGTCATGACGGCCCGGACGGCTACCGGCCCGGCATCGTGCACCGACTGGACCGCGATACCAGTGGCGTGATCGTGGTCGCCAAGACGGTCGCGGCGCACGCGGCCCTGGCGGCGGCGTTCAAGGACCGCCGGACCCGCAAGACGTACCTGGCGATCGCGGCCGGGCAGTGGAAGGCGCTGGAGGCCGTGCAGGTGGACGCCCCGGTGGGTCGCCATCCGGTGCAGCGGCAACGCATGACGGTCGGGGGTGCGCAGCCGCGTGACGCGCAGACGCTGTTCACGCCGCTGGGCAGCGTGCCGGACGGGCACGGGCGCACGCTGGCGCTGGTACGGGCGCAGCCGCGCACGGGCCGCACGCATCAGATCCGGGTGCATCTGGCGCACCTGGGCAGCCCGATCCTGGGGGACGGCGTGTACGGCCGCGAGAGTGCAATCATGCCCCGGCACGCGCTGCACGCGCAGTTCCTGACCATCCCGCACCCGGCGACGGGACGGGACCTGCACCTGCACGCGCCGGTCCCGGACGACATGCTGAGCGCCTGGGTGGGCGTGGGCGGCGGCGTGCCGGACGATCTGGAAGTCGCGGCGCGCGGCGGGTGA
- a CDS encoding choice-of-anchor I family protein, with the protein MRKLTLLMAGLTALLTACPRTDTPERPLVTTADFTAFDAQRSALKAAGLRDGASAQVSLDAEPEYITVSPDGRTAWISVQESNAVATLDLTSGKITALTPLGFKDHALPGNGLDASDRDGGVNIRSWPVLGAFMPDSVASFSVGGKTYLLSANEGDTRDYASFSDNARVADLKLDPLKFPDAAALQAKGALGRLTVSTLDADTDGDGDADRLVSFGARSLSVWTSDLTLLADTGDLFERQTAGRANFNSNGTADSFDTRSDNKGPEPEGVTTGVLGGQTFAFVGLERTGGVMVLNVSDPAKPALVQYMNPVNETADPASGAAGDLGPEGLLFIPAASAPGGQALLVVANEVSGSTTLYRVAGNGTLTQAARYQVTPFAFDQGAAEIPAFDPASGRLFVVNGAQSSVTVLDIRDPAAPRYVRDIPLSAYGRGANSVAVSGGVLAVAVEAAVKTDPGRVLLLDRDGAPLAAPVTVGALPDMLTFTPDGKVLLVANEGEPNDDGSVDPAGSVSVINVSRALASR; encoded by the coding sequence ATGAGAAAACTGACGTTGCTGATGGCGGGCCTGACGGCGCTGCTGACCGCCTGCCCCCGCACGGACACGCCCGAACGGCCCCTGGTCACCACGGCCGACTTCACGGCCTTCGACGCCCAGCGCAGCGCCCTGAAAGCGGCGGGACTGCGGGACGGGGCCAGCGCGCAGGTGTCGCTGGACGCCGAACCGGAGTACATCACGGTCAGCCCGGACGGCCGCACGGCGTGGATCAGCGTGCAGGAAAGTAACGCCGTCGCCACGCTGGACCTGACCTCCGGGAAGATCACGGCCCTGACCCCGCTGGGCTTCAAGGATCACGCGCTGCCGGGCAACGGACTGGACGCCAGCGACCGGGACGGCGGCGTGAACATCCGCTCGTGGCCGGTGCTGGGGGCATTCATGCCGGACTCGGTCGCGTCGTTCAGTGTGGGCGGGAAGACGTACCTGCTGAGCGCGAACGAGGGCGACACGCGCGACTACGCCAGTTTCAGCGACAACGCCCGCGTGGCCGACCTGAAACTCGATCCGCTGAAGTTCCCGGACGCGGCGGCCCTGCAGGCGAAAGGCGCGCTGGGCCGCCTGACGGTCAGCACGCTGGACGCCGACACGGACGGCGACGGGGACGCCGACCGGCTGGTGTCGTTCGGCGCGCGGTCCCTGAGCGTCTGGACGTCCGACCTGACGCTGCTGGCCGATACCGGCGACCTGTTCGAGCGGCAGACGGCGGGCCGCGCGAACTTCAACTCGAACGGCACGGCCGACTCCTTCGACACCCGCAGCGACAACAAGGGCCCGGAACCCGAGGGCGTCACGACCGGCGTGCTGGGCGGGCAGACGTTCGCGTTCGTGGGCCTGGAACGCACGGGCGGCGTGATGGTCCTGAACGTCAGCGATCCCGCGAAACCGGCGCTGGTGCAGTACATGAACCCCGTGAACGAGACGGCCGACCCGGCCAGCGGCGCGGCGGGCGACCTGGGACCCGAGGGCCTGCTGTTCATTCCGGCGGCCAGCGCGCCCGGCGGGCAGGCGCTGCTGGTCGTGGCGAACGAGGTCAGCGGCAGCACCACCCTGTACCGCGTGGCAGGGAACGGCACGCTGACGCAGGCGGCGCGGTATCAGGTGACGCCGTTCGCGTTCGATCAGGGGGCCGCCGAGATTCCGGCCTTCGATCCGGCCAGCGGGCGCCTGTTCGTGGTGAACGGCGCGCAGTCCAGCGTGACCGTCCTGGACATCCGCGATCCGGCCGCGCCCAGGTACGTCAGGGACATTCCCCTGAGTGCCTACGGGCGCGGCGCGAACAGCGTGGCGGTCAGCGGCGGCGTGCTGGCCGTGGCGGTCGAGGCGGCCGTGAAGACCGATCCGGGCCGGGTGCTGCTGCTCGACCGTGACGGCGCGCCGCTGGCCGCGCCCGTGACGGTGGGTGCCTTGCCGGACATGCTGACCTTCACGCCCGACGGGAAGGTGCTGCTGGTCGCGAACGAGGGCGAACCGAACGACGACGGCAGCGTCGATCCGGCCGGGTCGGTCAGCGTGATCAACGTCAGCCGGGCGCTCGCCAGCCGCTGA
- a CDS encoding DEAD/DEAH box RNA helicase: protein MNFDQLIAPELAARLAERGITEASPIQAESLPHTLQGRDMIGRARTGTGKTLAFALPIITKLEPSRERGRLPRAIVVAPTRELAKQVAEEFSKSGQGLTTVTVYGGAAYAPQENALRRGVDVIVGTPGRLIDHIERGNIDLTAVEFAVLDEADEMLSVGFADAIETILQRTPEGRQTLLFSATLTNDIHRLSKKYLNNPIVIDMVGEGKSQAAQTVEHLKIRVGRARTRVLADLLTIYNPEKAIVFTRTKREADELANELIHRGIESEALHGDLAQSQRERALGAFRNGRAGVLVATDVAARGLDIPEVDLVVQYHLPQDPESYVHRSGRTGRAGRTGTAIIMYGDREQREVMGLERVTGVRFIERPLPTPKEVQGASARSSAEMVRKVDSGVAQTFQAEAERLFSEMGLEALARALAKISGVTEPVKAASLLSGEEGQTTIILHAERMSVARAVAVLARNGDIDTRRLGKIRQWRGGAVADIPSELVQKLLSASPLEGEVTVEVAQELPELFEQPTRERREGGYQGGGRSGRDEGGYRGGGRGGYQGQGGGRGGYQGGGNRGGQGGGGGQGRWSRDDRGGRPREDFADREFVPAGR, encoded by the coding sequence ATGAACTTTGACCAACTGATTGCGCCCGAACTCGCGGCGCGTCTCGCCGAGCGCGGTATCACCGAAGCCAGCCCCATCCAGGCCGAGAGCCTGCCTCATACCCTGCAGGGCCGCGACATGATCGGCCGCGCCCGCACCGGGACCGGCAAGACGCTGGCGTTCGCGCTGCCCATCATCACCAAGCTGGAACCCAGCCGTGAACGCGGCCGTCTGCCCCGCGCCATCGTGGTCGCACCGACCCGCGAACTGGCCAAGCAGGTCGCCGAGGAGTTCAGCAAGAGCGGCCAGGGCCTGACGACCGTCACCGTGTACGGCGGCGCCGCCTACGCCCCGCAGGAGAACGCCCTGCGCCGCGGCGTCGACGTGATCGTCGGCACGCCCGGCCGCCTGATCGACCACATCGAGCGCGGCAACATCGACCTGACCGCCGTGGAGTTCGCGGTGCTGGACGAGGCCGACGAGATGCTCAGCGTGGGCTTCGCCGACGCCATCGAGACGATCCTCCAGCGCACGCCCGAGGGCCGCCAGACGCTGCTGTTCAGCGCCACGCTGACCAACGACATTCACCGCCTGTCGAAGAAGTACCTGAACAACCCCATCGTGATCGACATGGTCGGCGAGGGCAAGAGTCAGGCCGCGCAGACCGTCGAGCACCTGAAGATCCGCGTGGGCCGCGCCCGCACCCGCGTGCTGGCCGACCTGCTGACCATCTACAACCCGGAGAAGGCCATCGTGTTCACGCGCACCAAGCGCGAGGCCGACGAGCTGGCGAACGAACTGATTCACCGCGGTATCGAGTCCGAGGCGCTGCACGGCGACCTCGCGCAGAGCCAGCGTGAACGCGCTCTGGGTGCCTTCCGCAACGGCCGCGCTGGCGTGCTGGTCGCCACCGACGTGGCCGCCCGCGGCCTGGACATCCCGGAAGTCGACCTGGTAGTCCAGTACCACCTGCCGCAGGACCCCGAGAGCTACGTGCACCGTTCCGGCCGGACGGGCCGCGCAGGCCGCACCGGCACCGCCATCATCATGTACGGCGACCGCGAGCAGCGTGAAGTGATGGGTCTGGAACGCGTGACCGGCGTGCGCTTCATCGAGCGTCCGCTGCCCACCCCCAAGGAAGTGCAGGGTGCGAGCGCCCGCAGCAGCGCCGAGATGGTCCGCAAGGTCGACAGCGGCGTCGCGCAGACCTTCCAGGCGGAAGCCGAGCGTCTGTTCAGCGAGATGGGCCTTGAAGCCCTGGCCCGCGCGCTGGCCAAGATCAGCGGCGTGACCGAGCCCGTGAAGGCCGCCAGCCTGCTGAGCGGTGAGGAAGGTCAGACGACCATCATCCTGCACGCCGAGCGCATGAGCGTGGCGCGCGCCGTGGCCGTCCTGGCCCGCAACGGTGACATCGACACCCGCCGCCTGGGCAAGATCCGCCAGTGGCGCGGTGGGGCCGTGGCCGACATTCCCAGCGAACTGGTGCAGAAACTGCTGAGCGCCAGCCCGCTCGAAGGCGAAGTGACCGTCGAGGTCGCGCAGGAACTGCCGGAACTGTTCGAGCAGCCCACCCGTGAACGCCGCGAAGGCGGATACCAGGGCGGCGGCCGCAGTGGCCGTGATGAGGGCGGCTACCGTGGCGGCGGTCGCGGCGGGTACCAGGGTCAGGGCGGCGGCCGTGGCGGGTACCAGGGCGGCGGCAACCGTGGCGGTCAGGGTGGCGGAGGCGGCCAGGGTCGTTGGAGCCGTGACGACCGTGGCGGCCGTCCCCGCGAGGACTTCGCGGACCGTGAATTCGTTCCTGCCGGTCGCTGA
- a CDS encoding META domain-containing protein — MKKFTVATLAGALLLLGLPTTHAQVALNVDLEGSWKIVGWTLPDGVPVKNNLPRLTFTGNRVTGTAGCNRVNGTVSIRGDSVTFSALATTRMACTPAVTAQEQVFLNALSGKTLTATRLNDSLTLDTGSGMLNIRRMTIQTP, encoded by the coding sequence ATGAAGAAGTTCACAGTTGCGACACTCGCCGGGGCACTGCTGCTGCTCGGTCTGCCCACCACTCACGCCCAGGTGGCCCTGAACGTAGATCTGGAAGGCAGCTGGAAGATCGTCGGCTGGACCCTCCCGGACGGCGTGCCCGTCAAGAACAACCTGCCACGCCTGACCTTCACGGGGAACCGCGTGACCGGCACCGCCGGTTGCAACCGCGTCAACGGCACGGTCAGCATCCGGGGCGACAGCGTCACCTTCAGTGCCCTCGCCACCACCCGCATGGCCTGCACGCCCGCCGTGACCGCGCAGGAACAGGTGTTCCTGAACGCCCTGTCCGGCAAGACCCTGACCGCCACCCGCCTGAACGACAGCCTGACCCTGGACACCGGAAGCGGCATGCTGAACATCCGCCGCATGACCATCCAGACTCCCTGA
- a CDS encoding metallophosphoesterase family protein, whose product MRIAVLSDVHGNAFALRAVLDDIRAAAPDLILNLGDAVWGAADPGAAWALQAEFAPPSVRGNTDERVAGLRDGREEMRAWVRAQVPDSLPAQLASLPVRLDVADGEVRAAHGSPRSAWEDLMLTESPAGRTRPARFAELRERLDGFTADRGGQVCVVGHTHREMLAVVDGVTVMNVGPVSRQKDGLPLARWGLLTRRAGHWTPEFRRTPYDAGAAADWARAHAPQPVGAFEAAWLTAGREP is encoded by the coding sequence GTGAGGATCGCGGTCCTGTCGGACGTGCACGGGAACGCGTTCGCGTTGCGTGCGGTACTGGACGACATCCGCGCGGCCGCCCCGGACCTGATCCTGAACCTGGGGGATGCGGTGTGGGGGGCGGCCGATCCCGGCGCGGCCTGGGCGTTGCAGGCGGAGTTCGCGCCGCCCAGCGTTCGCGGGAACACCGACGAGCGCGTGGCGGGCCTGCGGGACGGCAGGGAGGAGATGCGCGCCTGGGTGCGTGCGCAGGTGCCGGACTCGCTGCCCGCGCAGCTGGCGTCCCTGCCTGTACGGCTGGACGTGGCGGACGGTGAGGTGCGCGCCGCGCACGGCAGTCCCCGCAGCGCCTGGGAGGACCTGATGCTGACCGAGTCGCCCGCAGGCCGCACCCGCCCGGCACGCTTCGCCGAGCTGCGGGAGCGACTGGACGGCTTCACGGCGGACAGGGGAGGGCAGGTGTGCGTGGTGGGTCACACGCACCGCGAGATGCTGGCCGTCGTGGATGGGGTGACGGTCATGAATGTCGGTCCGGTGTCCCGCCAGAAGGACGGGTTGCCGCTGGCCCGCTGGGGACTGCTGACCCGCCGGGCCGGGCACTGGACGCCCGAGTTCCGCCGCACGCCCTACGACGCGGGGGCTGCGGCCGACTGGGCGCGGGCGCACGCGCCGCAGCCGGTGGGCGCGTTCGAGGCGGCGTGGCTGACGGCGGGCCGGGAACCCTGA
- a CDS encoding low molecular weight protein tyrosine phosphatase family protein, translating into MLFVCAQNRLRSPTAESIFRGVDGWEVASAGTNRDAEVPLSRDLLEWADVAVCMEKRHRDVLRQRFRGALPDNRILILGIPDEFEFMDAELIRQLRRLVPWRLEGVRPRPAGGGEGTG; encoded by the coding sequence GTGCTGTTCGTCTGCGCGCAGAACAGGCTGCGCAGTCCCACGGCCGAGAGCATCTTCCGGGGTGTGGACGGCTGGGAGGTCGCGTCAGCCGGCACGAACCGAGACGCGGAGGTGCCGCTGAGCCGCGACCTGCTGGAGTGGGCGGATGTGGCCGTGTGCATGGAGAAACGCCACCGGGATGTCCTGCGCCAACGGTTCCGGGGTGCGCTGCCGGACAACCGGATTCTGATCCTGGGTATTCCGGACGAGTTCGAGTTCATGGACGCGGAGCTGATCCGGCAGTTGCGCCGACTGGTGCCGTGGCGACTGGAGGGGGTCCGGCCTCGCCCGGCGGGTGGCGGTGAGGGCACGGGCTGA
- a CDS encoding antibiotic biosynthesis monooxygenase family protein, translating into MILEIATLQVRPGQTTAFEVAFAQAQRIIAGMGGYVRHELQRCVEDSHRYALLVWWETLEDHTVGFRGSPEYQEWRALLHHFYDPFPTVEHFVRVAL; encoded by the coding sequence ATGATTCTGGAAATCGCCACACTTCAGGTCCGGCCCGGCCAGACCACCGCGTTCGAGGTGGCGTTCGCGCAGGCGCAGCGCATCATTGCGGGCATGGGCGGGTACGTCCGGCACGAGCTTCAGCGTTGCGTGGAGGACAGTCACCGGTACGCGCTGCTGGTCTGGTGGGAAACGCTGGAGGACCACACGGTCGGCTTCCGGGGCAGCCCCGAGTACCAGGAGTGGCGGGCGCTGCTGCATCACTTCTACGACCCGTTCCCGACCGTTGAACATTTCGTGCGGGTCGCCCTGTGA
- a CDS encoding 2-isopropylmalate synthase, whose translation MTQITDPNRIRIFDTTLRDGEQSPGVALNHSQKLEIAHQLARLGVDVIEAGFPIASPGDLEGVSRIAREVRGPVITGLARAARPDIEAAAKAVEAAEKPRIHTFIATSPIHMQKKLQLEPDAVVERAVQAVTYARTFVDDVEFSAEDATRSDIPFLIRIFRAAVEAGATTLNIPDTVGYTTPEEIRAMFSEIRAAIPAHIILSAHCHDDLGMAVANSIAAAEGGARQIECTINGIGERAGNASLEELVMAFHTRRDHYGLETGIRTRELYRASRLVSRLSGMPVQPNKAIVGDNAFAHESGIHQDGVIKARETYEIMNAELVGREAAVLVMGKHSGRAAFRKALNDLGYADLPDDKVQHLFTRFKDLADRKGQIFADDLRALVDARTDVPQTFTLEAFQITSGMNMTPVAFVRLTTPDGSVEATAHGDGPVEAAVQAINRITGIAPTMESYRIQAVTGGGDALGEVSISARHGETLLHGSGVATDVVESSARAWIRIQNMIVAGMGAERRQGEFAPGRI comes from the coding sequence ATGACCCAGATCACCGACCCGAACCGCATCCGTATCTTCGACACCACCCTGCGTGACGGCGAGCAGAGCCCCGGCGTGGCCCTGAACCACTCGCAGAAACTGGAGATCGCGCACCAGCTGGCCCGCCTGGGCGTGGACGTCATCGAGGCCGGGTTCCCCATCGCCAGCCCCGGCGACCTGGAAGGCGTGAGCCGCATCGCGCGCGAGGTGCGCGGCCCCGTTATCACCGGACTGGCCCGCGCCGCCCGCCCCGACATCGAGGCCGCCGCGAAGGCCGTCGAGGCCGCCGAGAAGCCCCGCATTCACACGTTCATCGCGACCAGTCCCATTCACATGCAGAAGAAACTGCAACTGGAACCCGACGCGGTCGTGGAGCGTGCCGTGCAGGCCGTGACCTACGCCCGGACCTTCGTGGACGACGTGGAATTCAGCGCCGAGGACGCCACCCGCAGCGACATTCCCTTCCTGATCCGCATCTTCAGGGCGGCCGTGGAGGCCGGGGCGACCACCCTGAACATCCCCGACACGGTCGGGTACACCACGCCCGAGGAGATCCGCGCGATGTTCAGCGAGATCCGCGCCGCCATTCCCGCGCACATCATCCTGAGCGCCCACTGCCACGACGACCTGGGCATGGCCGTCGCGAACTCCATCGCCGCGGCCGAGGGCGGCGCCCGGCAGATCGAGTGCACCATCAACGGCATCGGTGAACGCGCCGGGAACGCCAGCCTGGAAGAACTGGTCATGGCCTTCCACACCCGCCGCGACCATTACGGCCTGGAAACCGGCATCCGCACCCGCGAACTGTACCGCGCCAGCCGACTGGTCAGCCGCCTGAGCGGCATGCCCGTGCAGCCCAACAAGGCCATCGTCGGGGACAACGCGTTCGCGCACGAGAGCGGCATCCACCAGGACGGCGTGATCAAGGCCCGCGAGACGTACGAGATCATGAACGCCGAACTGGTCGGACGCGAGGCCGCCGTGCTGGTCATGGGCAAGCACTCGGGCCGCGCCGCGTTCCGCAAGGCCCTGAACGACCTGGGCTACGCGGACCTGCCGGACGACAAGGTCCAGCACCTGTTCACCCGCTTCAAGGACCTGGCCGACCGCAAGGGACAGATCTTCGCCGACGACCTGCGCGCCCTGGTCGATGCCCGCACCGACGTGCCGCAGACGTTCACGCTGGAAGCCTTCCAGATCACCAGCGGCATGAACATGACGCCCGTCGCCTTCGTCCGCCTGACCACCCCCGACGGGTCCGTGGAGGCCACCGCGCACGGCGACGGCCCGGTCGAGGCGGCCGTGCAGGCCATCAACCGCATCACGGGCATCGCGCCCACCATGGAAAGCTACCGGATCCAGGCGGTCACGGGCGGCGGTGACGCGCTGGGCGAGGTCAGCATCAGCGCCCGCCACGGCGAGACCCTGCTGCACGGCAGCGGCGTCGCCACCGACGTGGTCGAATCCAGCGCCCGCGCCTGGATCCGCATTCAGAACATGATCGTCGCCGGCATGGGCGCCGAACGCCGACAGGGCGAATTCGCGCCCGGCCGCATCTGA
- a CDS encoding SWIM zinc finger family protein yields the protein MTGFTFQKAAALSYAGEREWRKGQPYVSSLTGLSAQPDGTVTMLRGSAYGQERYSVSATLERGQVQGAACSCPVGEDGRCKHVAALLARAVTSPADFRELPPLDAALDALDAPALRAVIRHMLSREPDLLSVLLTQSSTQSSAQPNTGQVQPDSADPASDLPGRIRVAFDLMDLPDEDHWHWKNDWDGPDFSELTPLLKELQKLVAAALAGDHAAQRSALAAIQATLDGCHDLNTQQPDLDDLSTLIEPAREALLSLLARPLPAALQGAALDTLHASVANLGWPDHEIDGQLDLFTELPAEDRAQTVAFVRGLHDSEAGTYDRQRRARTLYALASTGDLSVHENLALARATGDSFMITAALLDSGQPEEATALLAEHPELSLSVVAGLFQDSGALAHLEAFARTRPDPWARRWLFTHLYEQYRRAEAHAVARDALMQLPPAHADTPFWITQLKTVSSDWPADRETLITHWTARPDGPHLPPLVRLLLREHQPERAAQLLHGVPDPVGVLGLDLTRELALQLPAEQALALIIQVAAAHVAGRSRTHYQSAARTLRDAAPIIGRAEAQSAARLLTQEYPTLRALKEELQASGLL from the coding sequence GTGACCGGATTCACCTTTCAGAAGGCAGCGGCCCTCTCCTACGCCGGAGAGCGCGAGTGGCGTAAGGGCCAGCCGTACGTGTCGTCTCTCACGGGCCTGAGTGCCCAGCCGGACGGCACGGTGACCATGTTGCGCGGCTCCGCGTACGGGCAGGAGCGGTACAGCGTCAGCGCCACCCTCGAACGGGGTCAGGTGCAGGGCGCCGCGTGTTCCTGCCCGGTCGGGGAAGACGGCCGCTGCAAGCACGTGGCGGCGCTGCTGGCCCGCGCGGTTACCTCCCCGGCCGACTTCCGGGAACTTCCGCCGCTGGACGCCGCGCTGGACGCACTGGACGCACCGGCCCTGCGCGCCGTCATCCGCCACATGCTGTCACGCGAACCGGACCTGCTGAGCGTGCTCCTGACCCAGTCGAGTACCCAGTCCAGTGCCCAGCCGAACACCGGGCAGGTTCAACCGGACAGCGCGGACCCCGCCAGCGACCTGCCCGGACGAATCCGGGTGGCTTTCGACCTCATGGACCTCCCGGACGAGGATCACTGGCACTGGAAGAACGACTGGGACGGCCCGGACTTCAGCGAACTGACGCCGCTGCTGAAAGAACTCCAGAAACTGGTCGCGGCGGCCCTCGCCGGAGATCACGCCGCGCAACGCAGCGCCCTGGCGGCCATTCAGGCGACACTGGACGGCTGTCACGACCTGAACACCCAGCAGCCCGACCTGGACGACCTGTCCACCCTGATCGAACCTGCCCGCGAGGCCCTGCTGTCCCTGCTGGCCCGGCCCCTGCCTGCCGCGCTGCAGGGCGCGGCCCTGGACACCCTGCACGCATCCGTGGCGAACCTCGGCTGGCCGGACCATGAAATCGACGGGCAACTGGATCTGTTCACCGAGCTGCCCGCAGAGGACCGCGCGCAGACCGTGGCGTTCGTGCGCGGCCTGCACGACAGCGAGGCCGGAACGTATGACCGCCAGCGACGGGCGCGGACGCTGTACGCCCTGGCCTCGACCGGCGACCTGAGTGTTCACGAGAACCTCGCGCTGGCCCGCGCCACGGGCGATTCCTTCATGATCACGGCGGCCCTGCTGGACAGCGGCCAGCCCGAAGAGGCGACCGCGCTGCTCGCGGAACACCCGGAACTCAGCCTCAGTGTGGTGGCCGGACTGTTTCAGGACAGCGGAGCGCTCGCCCACCTGGAAGCGTTCGCGCGGACCCGTCCGGACCCCTGGGCGCGCCGCTGGCTGTTCACGCACCTGTACGAACAGTACCGACGCGCCGAGGCGCACGCCGTTGCCCGCGACGCCCTGATGCAACTCCCACCCGCCCACGCTGACACCCCGTTCTGGATCACGCAACTGAAGACCGTCAGCTCCGACTGGCCCGCCGACCGCGAAACCCTGATCACGCACTGGACCGCGCGGCCGGACGGTCCGCACCTGCCGCCCCTGGTCCGCCTGCTGCTGCGCGAACACCAGCCGGAACGCGCCGCGCAACTCCTGCATGGCGTGCCAGACCCCGTCGGCGTCCTCGGCCTGGACCTCACCCGGGAACTCGCGCTGCAACTCCCGGCAGAGCAGGCGCTGGCACTGATCATTCAGGTCGCGGCCGCCCACGTCGCAGGACGCAGCCGCACGCACTACCAGTCGGCCGCCCGGACCCTGCGGGACGCAGCGCCCATCATCGGCCGGGCCGAGGCTCAGTCCGCCGCGCGACTGCTGACCCAGGAATACCCGACCCTGCGCGCCCTGAAAGAAGAACTTCAGGCCTCAGGGCTGCTGTAA